One Camelus dromedarius isolate mCamDro1 chromosome 6, mCamDro1.pat, whole genome shotgun sequence genomic region harbors:
- the LOC135321461 gene encoding serine/arginine repetitive matrix protein 1-like: protein MREHSKYEDFSILQQAVRRAGPQPAPRGGQAPRGRLGLPAHCPASLPPARRRPGTPLAERDPQSQVTPPSPPSSPCHATPPLNRPPDLRAVPLAPRREERSDSSSPGGSLGPRGGRGSHWRRRLPPAVNPTARPRPTGGAWQDAGPRGLSGRLQDGRALGVRTCWRPRAPFTATAADQSRRSARRLRGLTPRGGRPPWRPWKSWRRPSSPSSPSSGRHRRRRCLSRHRNRRRLSPLSRTRGLNRRRRRLSPLSRHRSRRRLSRYRRRRRLSPLSRHRGLNRRRRRLSPLSRHRSRRRLSPLSRYRRLSRYRRRCRRLSPFSRYRRRLSRLSRRRLSRYRRRLSPLSRYRRVSRYRRRLSPLSRYRRLRRYRSLNRHRRLPSRGSGAAAQTEG from the exons ATGAGGGAACATAGTAAGTACGAGGATT TCAGCATATTACAGCAGGCTGTCCGGCGAGCCGGCCCTCAGCCCGCGCCGCGGGGTGGGCAAGCGCCCCGCGGGCGTCTCgggctcccagcccactgccccgCCTCCCTGCCACCCGCTAGGCGTCGTCCGGGAACGCCCCTCGCTGAGAGAGACCCTCAATCACAagtcaccccgccctccccaccctcctcgccgTGCCACGCAACCCCGCCCCTGAACCGCCCTCCCGATCTCCGTGCAGTACCCCTCGCCCCTCGCCGGGAAGAACGCAGTGACTCCAGCAGCCCTGGCGGCTCTTTGGGCCCAAGGGGCGGGCGCGGCAGCCATTGGCGGAGGCGGCTGCCTCCGGCTGTCAATCCgacggcccggccccgccccaccggcgGAGCGTGGCAGGACGCAGGGCCGCGGGGGCTGTCGGGACGGCTCCAAGATGGCCGCGCGCTTGGGGTCCGCACCTGCTGGCGGCCCCGAGCCCCGTTCACTGCCACCGCTGCTGACCAGAGCCGCCGGTCGGCCCGGCGACTCCGGGGGCTGACCCCGCGGGGCGGGAGGCCTCCATGGCGACCCTGGAAAAGCTGGCGAAGGCCTTCGAGTCCCTCAAGTCCTTCCAGcggccgccaccgccgccgccgctgcctcagccggcaccgcaaccgccgccgcctcagccccctcagccggacCCGCGGCCttaaccgccgccgccgccgcctcagccccctcagccgccACCGCAGCCgacgccgcctcagccggtaccgccgccgccgccgcctcagccccctcagccggcaccgcggcctcaaccgccgccgccgccgcctcagccccctcagccggcaccgcagccgccgccgcctcagccctctcagccggtaccgccgcctcagccggtaccgcagACGttgccgccgcctcagccccttcagccggtaccgccgccgcctcagccgtcTCAGCCGCCGCCGACTCAGCCgttaccgccgccgcctcagccctctcagccggtaccgccgcgtcagccggtaccgccgccgcctcagccctctcagccggtaccgccgcctcCGCCGGtaccgcagcctcaaccgccacCGCCGCCTGCCCAGCCGTGGGTCAGGAGCCGCTGCACAGACG gaaggttaa